In the genome of Cygnus olor isolate bCygOlo1 chromosome Z, bCygOlo1.pri.v2, whole genome shotgun sequence, one region contains:
- the MBLAC2 gene encoding metallo-beta-lactamase domain-containing protein 2 isoform X1 yields the protein MSALEWFAHKPLGGGIFWIQERFYESGNRANIWLVRGSQRDVVIDAGLGLRSLPDYLRAAGLLEGAGPRPLLAVATHVHFDHSGGLRHFEEVAVHSAEAAALLRGDNYEAVTWLSDREVARPPRPGWRARQFRVPPVRPSRLLQDGDVISLGDRQLTVMHMPGHSRGSICLHDREHKILFSGDVVYDGSMIDWLPYSRVSDYVASCQRLMELVDRGLVEKVLPGHFNIFGAERLYRLASNYISQAGFCHKVSTCAMRSIASIALRVTNSRGTS from the exons ATGTCGGCGCTGGAGTGGTTTGCGCACAAGCCCCTGGGCGGCGGCATCTTCTGGATCCAGGAGCGCTTCTACGAGTCGGGCAACCGGGCCAACATCTGGCTGGTGCGGGGCTCGCAGCGCGACGTGGTGATCGAcgccgggctggggctgcgcaGCCTGCCCGACTACCTGCGCGCCGCCGGGCTGCTGGAGGGCGCCGGCCCGCGGCCGCTGCTGGCCGTGGCCACCCACGTCCACTTCGACCACTCGGGCGGGCTGCGGCACTTCGAGGAGGTGGCGGTGCACAGCGCCGAGGCGGCCGCGCTGCTCCGCGGCGACAACTACGAGGCCGTCACCTGGCTGTCGGACCGCGAGGTGGCGCGGCCGCCGCGGCCCGGCTGGCGGGCGAGGCAGTTCCGCGTCCCCCCCGTGCGGCCCAGCCGGCTGCTGCAGGACG GGGATGTCATCAGCCTTGGAGACCGACAGCTCACCGTCATGCACATGCCTGGCCATTCCAGAGGAAGTATTTGCTTACATGACCGAGAGCACAAGATTTTGTTCAGCGGAGACGTTGTGTACGATGGATCCATGATTGACTGGCTTCCCTACAGCAGAGTAAGTGACTACGTTGCAAGCTGCCAGCGCCTGATGGAACTGGTGGACAGAGGTCTAGTGGAGAAGGTACTGCCTGGGCACTTTAACATATTCGGAGCAGAAAGGTTGTATCGCCTAGCTTCCAACTACATCTCCCAAGCTGGGTTTTGTCACAAAGTATCTACTTGTGCCATGAGATCCATTGCAAGCATAGCACTTCGTGTC
- the MBLAC2 gene encoding metallo-beta-lactamase domain-containing protein 2 isoform X2 yields the protein MSALEWFAHKPLGGGIFWIQERFYESGNRANIWLVRGSQRDVVIDAGLGLRSLPDYLRAAGLLEGAGPRPLLAVATHVHFDHSGGLRHFEEVAVHSAEAAALLRGDNYEAVTWLSDREVARPPRPGWRARQFRVPPVRPSRLLQDGDVISLGDRQLTVMHMPGHSRGSICLHDREHKILFSGDVVYDGSMIDWLPYSRESME from the exons ATGTCGGCGCTGGAGTGGTTTGCGCACAAGCCCCTGGGCGGCGGCATCTTCTGGATCCAGGAGCGCTTCTACGAGTCGGGCAACCGGGCCAACATCTGGCTGGTGCGGGGCTCGCAGCGCGACGTGGTGATCGAcgccgggctggggctgcgcaGCCTGCCCGACTACCTGCGCGCCGCCGGGCTGCTGGAGGGCGCCGGCCCGCGGCCGCTGCTGGCCGTGGCCACCCACGTCCACTTCGACCACTCGGGCGGGCTGCGGCACTTCGAGGAGGTGGCGGTGCACAGCGCCGAGGCGGCCGCGCTGCTCCGCGGCGACAACTACGAGGCCGTCACCTGGCTGTCGGACCGCGAGGTGGCGCGGCCGCCGCGGCCCGGCTGGCGGGCGAGGCAGTTCCGCGTCCCCCCCGTGCGGCCCAGCCGGCTGCTGCAGGACG GGGATGTCATCAGCCTTGGAGACCGACAGCTCACCGTCATGCACATGCCTGGCCATTCCAGAGGAAGTATTTGCTTACATGACCGAGAGCACAAGATTTTGTTCAGCGGAGACGTTGTGTACGATGGATCCATGATTGACTGGCTTCCCTACAGCAGA